One part of the Nostoc sp. PCC 7120 = FACHB-418 genome encodes these proteins:
- a CDS encoding NAD(P)/FAD-dependent oxidoreductase — protein sequence MVASLENHQPHEVVIVGGGFGGLYAAKALAKTNVNVTLIDKRNFHLFQPLLYQVATGTLSPADISAPLRSVLSKSKNTKVLLGEVNDIDPNLQQIIVGDKVVPYDTLIVATGAKHSYFGKDNWQELAPGLKTVEDAIEMRRRIFGAFEAAEKETDLEKRKALLTFVIVGGGPTGVELAGAIAELAYKTLQEDFRNINTSETRILLLQGGDRILPHIAPELSQAATTSLREFGVVVQTKTRVTSIENDIVTFKQGDELQTITSKTILWAAGVKASPMGKVLAERTGVECDRAGRAIVEPDLSIKGHQNIFVVGDLANFSHQNGQPLPSVAPVAIQEGEYVAKLIKKRLQGKTLPAFKYNDHGSLAMIGQNAAVVDLGLLKLKGFSAWAFWLLIHIYFLIEFDSKLLVMIQWAWNYITRKRGSRLITGKESLAFANNFDDSNDTNNYSAANNRQPLNV from the coding sequence ATGGTAGCTTCACTTGAGAATCATCAACCACATGAGGTTGTAATCGTTGGTGGTGGCTTTGGTGGACTGTATGCGGCAAAGGCACTAGCTAAAACGAATGTAAATGTTACTCTCATCGATAAACGTAACTTTCATTTATTTCAGCCACTTTTATATCAAGTTGCTACAGGTACGCTATCACCGGCTGATATTTCCGCACCATTGCGATCTGTACTCAGCAAAAGTAAGAATACAAAAGTGTTGCTGGGAGAAGTCAATGATATTGATCCCAACTTACAACAAATTATTGTAGGTGATAAAGTAGTACCTTATGACACCTTAATTGTTGCCACAGGTGCAAAGCATTCCTATTTTGGTAAAGATAACTGGCAAGAATTAGCGCCTGGCTTGAAAACTGTTGAAGATGCGATAGAAATGCGTCGCCGGATATTTGGCGCATTTGAAGCAGCAGAAAAAGAAACTGACCTCGAAAAACGCAAGGCTTTATTGACTTTCGTGATTGTCGGTGGCGGCCCTACAGGTGTAGAATTAGCAGGAGCGATCGCCGAGTTAGCATACAAGACTCTCCAAGAAGATTTCCGCAACATCAACACCTCAGAAACTAGAATATTACTATTGCAAGGTGGCGATCGCATCCTCCCACACATTGCACCAGAATTATCCCAAGCAGCCACAACATCTCTGCGAGAGTTCGGTGTGGTTGTCCAGACAAAAACAAGAGTCACAAGTATTGAAAACGACATCGTTACCTTTAAGCAAGGCGATGAATTGCAAACAATCACCTCCAAGACTATATTATGGGCAGCAGGTGTGAAAGCATCTCCTATGGGGAAAGTTTTAGCCGAACGAACTGGGGTAGAATGCGATCGCGCCGGACGAGCGATCGTTGAACCAGACTTAAGTATTAAAGGACACCAAAATATTTTCGTTGTGGGAGACTTAGCCAACTTCTCTCACCAAAACGGTCAACCTCTTCCTAGTGTTGCACCAGTCGCCATCCAAGAAGGTGAATACGTCGCCAAATTGATTAAAAAACGCTTGCAAGGGAAAACTCTGCCAGCCTTTAAATATAATGATCACGGTAGCCTAGCGATGATTGGGCAAAATGCAGCCGTTGTAGATTTAGGCTTGCTCAAGTTGAAAGGCTTCTCTGCATGGGCGTTCTGGCTATTGATTCACATCTACTTCCTCATTGAGTTTGACAGCAAACTATTAGTCATGATTCAGTGGGCGTGGAACTACATCACTCGCAAACGTGGCTCAAGATTGATTACTGGAAAAGAATCACTAGCATTTGCCAACAATTTTGACGATAGCAACGATACAAATAATTACTCAGCAGCCAACAATAGACAGCCACTAAATGTCTAG
- a CDS encoding universal stress protein, producing MYQKILVAVENSEIGQHIFEQGVNLAKASNAEIMLLHVISPVEDPYITPIFLQPDTTYPGWQTESMDNYIQHWEKLKQEKLEWLRSLTDAAINIGVKTGFTQKMGDPGRTICEIALSWPADLIMVGRRGRAGLSEFLLGSVSNYVLHHAHCSVLVIQGKTLSSTIEPNSQ from the coding sequence ATGTATCAGAAAATTTTAGTAGCAGTAGAAAACTCTGAGATAGGACAACATATTTTTGAGCAGGGTGTAAATTTAGCCAAAGCAAGCAACGCTGAAATCATGTTGCTGCACGTTATATCTCCTGTGGAAGACCCCTATATTACTCCGATATTTTTGCAACCAGATACAACTTACCCAGGTTGGCAAACAGAATCAATGGATAACTATATCCAGCATTGGGAAAAACTTAAACAGGAAAAACTAGAGTGGTTGCGATCGCTCACTGACGCAGCGATTAATATCGGTGTGAAAACTGGATTTACCCAAAAGATGGGTGATCCAGGTAGGACAATATGTGAAATAGCCCTTAGCTGGCCGGCCGACCTAATTATGGTTGGTAGGCGTGGCCGTGCTGGACTCAGTGAGTTTTTATTAGGTAGTGTGAGTAATTACGTGTTGCATCATGCTCATTGTTCAGTTTTAGTTATACAGGGAAAAACTTTGTCGTCAACGATAGAGCCAAACTCGCAATAA
- a CDS encoding glutathione binding-like protein, whose protein sequence is MIDLYYWTTPNGHKITIFLEEVGLPYNIIPINIGAGDQFQPEFLKISPNNRIPAIVDNEPADGGAAISVFESGAILLYLAEKTGKFIPQNIRGRTEVLQWLFWQMAGLGPMAGQNHHFSTYAPEKIEYAINRYVNETGRLYAVLDKRLADREFVAGEYSIADIAAYPWIVPYERQSQNLDSFPHLKRWFETIQIRPAVIRAYEKAEAFKNQALDIEKSRNLLFNQSANTIQR, encoded by the coding sequence ATGATTGACCTTTACTATTGGACAACCCCGAACGGCCACAAAATCACTATCTTCTTAGAAGAAGTCGGCTTACCCTACAACATCATTCCCATAAATATCGGTGCTGGCGACCAATTCCAGCCAGAATTTCTCAAAATATCCCCGAATAATCGCATCCCAGCCATTGTTGACAATGAACCAGCAGACGGGGGTGCAGCGATTTCTGTGTTTGAGTCTGGCGCTATCTTGTTGTATTTGGCAGAAAAAACTGGAAAATTCATCCCCCAAAATATTAGGGGACGTACAGAGGTTCTACAATGGCTATTCTGGCAAATGGCAGGACTAGGCCCAATGGCTGGACAAAACCACCACTTTAGTACTTATGCACCTGAAAAAATTGAGTATGCCATTAACCGCTACGTCAATGAAACAGGGCGCTTGTATGCAGTGTTGGATAAACGCCTTGCAGATAGAGAGTTTGTCGCTGGTGAATACTCTATTGCCGATATCGCCGCTTATCCTTGGATTGTGCCTTATGAACGCCAAAGCCAAAATTTAGACAGTTTCCCCCATCTCAAACGTTGGTTCGAGACAATTCAAATACGTCCGGCAGTAATTCGCGCCTATGAAAAAGCCGAAGCCTTTAAAAATCAGGCGTTAGATATTGAAAAGTCCCGAAACTTGTTATTTAATCAGTCTGCGAACACTATTCAGCGCTGA
- a CDS encoding orange carotenoid protein N-terminal domain-containing protein, with product MTFTQTNDPTIRKYVQSWQKLDVDEQLALFWFIYKEMGGAITPAAPGASTVSPAIAEGLFNQVKELNHEQQLQLQRDLIRRVDNQLSREYGSLGDTTKLLFWYLLSQGMDNATIVPFPADYKLSSESQELLEGIKGLGFEQQITLFRDYVSPMGAEAKAGAEI from the coding sequence ATGACTTTTACACAAACAAACGATCCCACTATTCGTAAATATGTCCAATCATGGCAGAAATTGGATGTAGACGAACAATTGGCTTTGTTTTGGTTTATCTACAAAGAAATGGGTGGTGCAATTACACCAGCAGCCCCTGGTGCTAGCACTGTTTCCCCAGCAATTGCCGAAGGTTTATTTAATCAAGTCAAAGAATTGAATCATGAACAGCAATTGCAACTACAACGCGACTTAATTCGGCGTGTAGATAACCAACTCAGCCGCGAATACGGCTCTCTGGGTGATACCACTAAGCTACTGTTTTGGTATCTTTTATCTCAAGGAATGGATAATGCAACCATAGTTCCTTTTCCTGCCGATTATAAACTGTCTTCAGAATCCCAAGAACTGTTGGAAGGAATTAAAGGCTTAGGTTTTGAACAACAGATTACTCTTTTCCGTGATTACGTTTCCCCAATGGGTGCTGAAGCAAAAGCGGGTGCGGAAATTTAG
- a CDS encoding HAMP domain-containing protein, with protein MATEQLTRESDELDLKQLLKTLTAVKKGDFSARMPIDQTGVAGKIADTLNDIIDQNERMAAELKRISNVVGKEGKITERASLGNVRGSWSDSVNSVNTLITDLVQPTAETTRVIRAVANGDLSQTIATEIDGRPLKGEFRQTANIVNTMVTRLSSFAGEVTRVAREVGTEGKLGVQAEVQGVAGTWKDLTDNVNLMAGNLTGQVRNIAEVATAIANGDLSKKITVDVKGEILELKNTVNTMVDQLNSFASEVTRVAREVGTEGKLGVQAEVRGVAGTWKDLTDNVNLMAGNLTAQVRNIAEVTTAVANGDLSKKITVNVKGEILELKNTVNIMVDQLNSFASEVTRVAREVGAEGKLGGQAEVRGVAGTWKDLTDSVNFMAGSLTAQVRNIAEVTTAVATGDLSKKITVDVKGEILELKNTINTMVDQLNSFASEVTRVAREVGTEGKLGVQAEVRGVAGTWKDLTDNVNLMAGNLTGQVRNIAEVATAIANGDLSKKITVDVRGEIFELKNTINIMVDQLSSFASEVTRVAREVGSEGKLGVQADVRGVAGTWKDLTDSVNFMAGSLTAQVRNIAEVTTAVATGDLSKKITVDVKGEILELKNTVNTMVDQLNSFASEVTRVAREVGTEGKLGVQAEVKGVAGTWKDLTDSVNFMAGSLTAQVRNIAEVTTAVANGDLSKKITVDVKGEILELKNTINTMVDQLNSFASEVTRVAREVGSEGKLGVQAYVRGVGGTWKDLTDNVNSMAGNLTAQVRNIAEVTKAVANGDLSKKITVDVKGEILDLKNTINTMVDQLSSFASEVTRVAREVGTEGKLGGQALVQGVAGTWKDLTDNVNSMAGNLTAQVRGIARVVTAVANGDLKRKLMLDAKGEIETLAETINEMIDTLATFANQVTTVAREVGIEGKLGGQAKVPGAAGTWKDLTDNVNELAATLTTQLRAIAEVATAVTKGDLTRSIAVEAQGEVAILKDNINQMIANLRETTQKNTEQDWLKTNLAKFTRMLQGQRDLETVSKLILSELAPLVGAQHGVFYLMEGAENQSYLQLLSTYAYRERKHLANRFQLGEGLVGQCALEKERILLTEVPSDYVKISSGLGEANPLNAVVLPVLFEGQVTAVIELASFRRFSEIHLTFFDQLTESIAIVLNTIAASMRTEELLKQSQSLAEELQTQQSELRETNQRLEQQAQSLKASEDLLRGQQEELQQTNAELEEKAELLALQKKEVERKNREIEQARRSLEEKAEQLALSSRYKSEFLANMSHELRTPLNSLLILAKLLTDNVDSNLTAKQVEYSQTIYSAGNELLALINDILDLAKIESGTMSIHATPIPLSELAEQIERGFGQIAQNKGLTFAVELAPELPTTVNTDIKRLQQVLKNLLSNAFKFTERGEVRLRIEVAKPGWNPNQQPLNPAQNVIAFAVSDTGIGIAADKQKIIFEAFQQADGTTSRKYGGTGLGLSISREIAHLLGGEIKLTSHPGQGSTFTFYLPQFSPESTLNHADAINRFGAESTLTQIDAINRVSTGYDSIVFDDRTTITNPSADNNILLIIEDDVNFARILVDMARQHGFQVLTAQSGTAGLKLAKDFQPMAILLDIRLPEMDGWTVLDRLKHDPTTRHIPVHIMTVEEGRQRGLQLGAIAYLQKPVTSEAISEALDKIRGFVERRVKNLLVVEDDELQRQSIVELIGNSDVATVAVGTGAAALEAIRTQQFDCLVLDLGLPDMTGFELMEQIKREANGATLPIIVYTGREISKNQETELRRIAETIIVKDVRSPERLLDETALFLHRVQANLPTPKREILEQLHSQDYSLVGKKVLIVDDDVRNIFALTSMLERYQMQVIYAENGREGISLLENTSDIDVVLMDVMMPEMDGYETMQLIRKKEQFKALPIIALTAKAMQGDRDQCIAAGASDYIAKPVDTEQLLSLLRVWLYR; from the coding sequence ATGGCAACCGAACAGTTAACTAGAGAAAGCGATGAATTAGACTTAAAACAGCTATTAAAAACCTTAACTGCTGTCAAAAAAGGTGATTTCTCTGCTCGGATGCCCATAGACCAAACAGGTGTAGCTGGTAAGATAGCCGATACGCTCAACGATATTATTGACCAGAATGAGCGCATGGCAGCAGAGCTAAAGCGCATTAGTAATGTTGTGGGCAAAGAAGGCAAGATTACTGAACGGGCTTCTTTGGGAAATGTGCGTGGTTCTTGGTCAGATAGTGTTAATTCTGTCAATACTCTCATTACAGATTTAGTCCAGCCGACGGCAGAAACTACGCGGGTAATTCGGGCTGTAGCTAATGGGGATTTATCACAAACGATCGCCACAGAAATTGATGGTAGACCCCTAAAAGGTGAATTTCGCCAAACTGCCAATATAGTTAACACGATGGTGACGAGGCTGAGTTCCTTTGCGGGTGAGGTGACGCGGGTAGCCAGAGAGGTGGGAACTGAGGGGAAACTAGGGGTGCAAGCCGAAGTCCAAGGTGTGGCGGGGACTTGGAAAGACTTAACTGATAATGTCAACCTGATGGCGGGGAACCTCACCGGACAAGTGCGGAACATTGCGGAAGTGGCGACGGCGATCGCTAATGGTGACTTATCGAAGAAAATTACTGTGGATGTGAAGGGGGAAATTCTGGAGTTGAAAAACACCGTCAATACAATGGTGGATCAACTTAACTCCTTTGCATCAGAAGTTACACGGGTGGCGCGGGAAGTAGGGACGGAAGGGAAGTTAGGCGTACAAGCAGAAGTCAGAGGGGTGGCGGGTACTTGGAAAGACTTGACAGATAATGTGAATTTGATGGCGGGGAACCTGACAGCCCAGGTAAGAAATATTGCCGAGGTGACAACGGCTGTAGCTAATGGTGACTTGTCGAAGAAAATTACTGTCAATGTCAAGGGCGAAATTTTGGAGTTGAAAAACACCGTCAATATCATGGTGGATCAACTTAATTCCTTTGCATCAGAAGTTACCAGGGTAGCGCGGGAGGTAGGCGCGGAAGGAAAATTAGGCGGTCAAGCAGAAGTCCGAGGGGTGGCGGGTACGTGGAAGGATTTGACTGATAGCGTCAACTTCATGGCGGGGAGTTTGACGGCGCAGGTAAGAAATATTGCCGAAGTGACAACGGCGGTAGCTACTGGCGATTTGTCGAAAAAAATCACCGTGGATGTGAAGGGCGAAATTTTGGAGTTGAAAAACACTATTAATACAATGGTGGATCAACTTAATTCTTTTGCATCAGAAGTTACAAGAGTGGCGCGGGAAGTAGGGACGGAGGGGAAACTAGGCGTACAGGCGGAAGTGCGCGGGGTGGCGGGGACGTGGAAGGATTTGACCGATAATGTGAATTTGATGGCGGGTAACCTGACGGGACAGGTGCGGAATATTGCCGAAGTAGCGACAGCGATCGCCAATGGTGACTTATCGAAAAAAATTACTGTGGATGTGCGGGGCGAAATTTTCGAGTTGAAGAACACCATCAATATCATGGTGGATCAACTGAGTTCCTTTGCATCGGAAGTTACTAGGGTGGCGCGGGAAGTAGGCAGCGAAGGAAAGTTAGGTGTACAAGCCGATGTTCGGGGTGTGGCGGGTACGTGGAAGGACTTGACCGACAGTGTAAATTTCATGGCGGGGAGTTTGACGGCACAGGTAAGAAATATTGCGGAAGTGACGACGGCGGTAGCTACTGGCGACTTATCGAAAAAAATCACCGTCGATGTGAAGGGCGAAATTCTCGAATTAAAAAACACCGTCAACACGATGGTAGATCAACTCAACTCCTTTGCGTCGGAAGTCACCAGGGTAGCGCGGGAGGTGGGAACAGAAGGGAAATTGGGCGTACAAGCAGAGGTGAAGGGCGTAGCGGGGACGTGGAAGGACTTGACCGACAGCGTTAACTTTATGGCGGGGAGTTTGACAGCCCAGGTAAGGAACATTGCCGAGGTGACGACGGCTGTAGCCAATGGCGACTTGTCGAAAAAAATCACCGTGGATGTGAAAGGGGAAATTCTGGAGTTGAAAAACACTATTAATACAATGGTGGATCAACTCAATTCCTTCGCCTCAGAAGTCACCAGGGTAGCGCGGGAGGTAGGCAGCGAGGGGAAATTGGGTGTACAAGCCTACGTCCGGGGTGTGGGTGGTACGTGGAAAGATTTGACAGATAACGTTAACTCGATGGCGGGGAACCTCACAGCCCAGGTCAGAAATATTGCCGAAGTCACGAAGGCGGTAGCCAATGGCGACCTGTCGAAGAAAATCACCGTGGATGTGAAAGGGGAAATCCTCGACTTAAAGAACACTATTAATACAATGGTGGATCAACTCAGTTCCTTTGCCTCAGAGGTGACGCGGGTGGCGCGGGAGGTGGGAACCGAGGGCAAATTAGGCGGTCAAGCCTTGGTGCAAGGTGTGGCGGGGACGTGGAAAGATTTGACTGATAACGTCAACTCAATGGCGGGGAACTTGACAGCCCAAGTGCGAGGGATCGCCAGAGTGGTGACGGCGGTGGCGAATGGCGACTTGAAACGCAAACTGATGTTAGATGCCAAAGGGGAAATTGAAACCTTGGCGGAGACAATTAACGAAATGATTGACACCCTAGCCACCTTTGCCAATCAGGTGACGACAGTGGCGCGGGAAGTGGGGATAGAAGGAAAATTAGGTGGTCAAGCCAAGGTTCCAGGGGCGGCGGGGACATGGAAAGATTTGACCGACAACGTAAATGAGCTAGCGGCTACCCTCACCACCCAATTAAGAGCGATCGCCGAAGTGGCTACAGCCGTCACCAAGGGCGATTTAACCCGTTCCATCGCTGTAGAAGCCCAAGGAGAAGTGGCAATTCTCAAAGACAACATTAACCAGATGATTGCCAATCTGCGGGAGACAACCCAGAAAAATACCGAACAAGATTGGTTAAAGACCAACCTCGCCAAATTCACCCGGATGCTGCAAGGTCAGCGCGACTTAGAAACCGTATCAAAACTCATTCTCTCAGAACTTGCACCACTGGTAGGCGCACAACACGGCGTATTCTACTTAATGGAAGGGGCAGAAAATCAAAGCTACCTACAACTACTCAGCACCTATGCTTACCGGGAACGCAAACATCTAGCTAACCGCTTCCAATTGGGTGAGGGTTTAGTTGGACAATGTGCTTTAGAAAAAGAGCGCATTTTGTTAACGGAAGTGCCGAGTGATTATGTAAAAATTAGCTCTGGTTTAGGCGAAGCCAACCCCCTAAATGCAGTAGTCTTACCTGTATTATTTGAAGGACAAGTGACGGCGGTAATTGAACTAGCCTCCTTCCGCCGCTTTAGTGAAATTCATTTGACATTCTTCGACCAACTCACCGAAAGTATTGCGATCGTTCTCAACACCATCGCCGCCTCGATGCGTACCGAAGAACTACTCAAACAATCCCAATCCCTCGCCGAGGAACTACAAACCCAGCAAAGCGAACTCCGCGAAACCAACCAGCGTCTAGAACAACAAGCCCAATCACTCAAAGCTTCAGAAGATTTACTACGAGGACAACAAGAAGAACTACAGCAAACCAACGCTGAGTTAGAAGAAAAGGCAGAATTGTTAGCTTTACAGAAAAAAGAAGTAGAGAGGAAGAATCGGGAAATTGAACAAGCCAGAAGGTCTTTAGAAGAGAAAGCCGAACAACTCGCCCTCTCATCCCGCTATAAGTCTGAATTCTTGGCGAATATGTCCCATGAACTGCGGACACCTTTAAACAGCTTATTAATATTGGCGAAATTGTTGACAGATAACGTCGATAGTAATTTGACAGCTAAACAAGTCGAATACAGCCAAACAATTTACTCAGCCGGTAATGAACTATTAGCATTAATTAACGACATTTTGGATCTAGCCAAAATTGAATCGGGAACTATGTCCATCCATGCGACCCCAATTCCCTTGTCAGAGTTGGCTGAACAAATTGAACGCGGCTTTGGGCAAATAGCGCAAAATAAAGGACTGACTTTTGCAGTCGAATTAGCCCCTGAGTTACCAACCACCGTTAATACAGATATCAAACGCCTACAACAGGTATTAAAAAATCTCCTCTCCAACGCCTTTAAATTTACAGAACGTGGAGAAGTCCGCCTCAGGATTGAAGTAGCCAAGCCAGGATGGAATCCCAACCAGCAACCCTTAAACCCGGCTCAAAATGTCATTGCTTTTGCTGTAAGTGATACAGGTATTGGCATTGCAGCCGATAAGCAAAAGATTATCTTTGAAGCATTCCAGCAAGCTGATGGTACTACCAGCCGTAAATACGGCGGTACGGGATTAGGCTTGTCTATTAGTAGAGAAATTGCTCATCTTTTGGGTGGTGAAATCAAACTTACCAGCCATCCTGGTCAAGGTAGTACATTTACCTTCTATTTACCGCAATTTAGTCCTGAATCTACGTTGAACCATGCAGACGCGATAAATCGGTTTGGTGCTGAATCTACGTTGACCCAAATAGACGCGATAAATCGCGTCTCTACAGGGTACGACTCAATTGTTTTTGACGATCGCACCACAATTACCAATCCATCAGCAGATAATAACATTCTGCTAATTATCGAGGATGATGTTAATTTTGCCCGTATCTTAGTAGATATGGCACGACAACACGGGTTCCAGGTACTCACTGCCCAAAGTGGTACAGCCGGACTGAAACTAGCCAAAGACTTTCAACCAATGGCGATTTTATTAGATATCCGCTTACCGGAAATGGACGGTTGGACAGTCCTAGACCGCTTGAAACATGACCCCACTACCCGCCATATTCCCGTACACATCATGACCGTGGAGGAAGGAAGGCAACGGGGTTTACAATTAGGGGCGATCGCCTATTTACAAAAACCAGTCACCAGTGAAGCCATATCCGAAGCCTTAGACAAAATTAGAGGTTTCGTAGAACGCCGGGTGAAAAATTTACTAGTGGTTGAAGATGACGAACTACAACGTCAAAGCATTGTCGAACTGATTGGTAACAGTGATGTAGCCACAGTTGCTGTCGGTACAGGTGCAGCCGCCTTAGAAGCGATTCGTACCCAGCAGTTTGATTGCTTAGTCCTTGATTTAGGCTTACCTGACATGACAGGTTTTGAACTCATGGAACAGATTAAGCGAGAAGCCAACGGCGCAACCTTACCAATTATTGTTTACACCGGCAGAGAAATCAGCAAAAATCAAGAAACAGAACTCAGACGGATTGCTGAGACAATTATCGTCAAAGATGTGCGATCGCCCGAACGTCTCCTAGATGAAACCGCCTTATTCCTCCACCGCGTCCAAGCAAACTTACCCACACCCAAACGCGAAATCCTCGAACAACTCCATTCTCAAGATTATTCCTTAGTTGGTAAAAAAGTTTTAATTGTAGACGATGATGTCCGCAACATCTTCGCCCTCACCAGTATGCTGGAACGCTACCAAATGCAGGTGATATATGCTGAAAATGGTAGAGAAGGAATTAGTTTATTAGAAAATACATCAGATATTGATGTGGTGTTAATGGATGTGATGATGCCCGAAATGGATGGTTACGAGACAATGCAATTGATTCGGAAAAAAGAGCAATTTAAAGCCTTACCTATTATTGCCCTCACCGCCAAAGCCATGCAAGGCGATCGCGATCAGTGCATCGCCGCCGGCGCTTCTGACTACATCGCTAAACCAGTGGATACAGAACAACTACTGTCTTTATTGCGAGTTTGGCTCTATCGTTGA